In the Hordeum vulgare subsp. vulgare chromosome 7H, MorexV3_pseudomolecules_assembly, whole genome shotgun sequence genome, one interval contains:
- the LOC123412116 gene encoding probable fucosyltransferase 8 has product MKDMGDHKKAEDRPVADAAWPWPARAASAARRRTGVLLIVCLFMLPFMVLLFGGRAGALAVWQNAAMLTNMGGGLPNASRQSADGAGADELFGGLLSPGSDRRACLSRYQSAHYYKHSPYAPSPHLLRKLRDYEARHSKCGPGTPAYAKSVGHLRSGSGSSTEDKECNYIVWIPYNGLGNRMLSLLSTFLYALLTDRVLLVHSTDDFTGLFCEPFPGANATWVLPPDFPVADMSRLGVGSNQSYGNLLDGKKIANDPAKATPQSVPPYVYLHLAHDLRRSDQLFYCNDDQLVLAKVNWLLVQNDFYFVPALYGMAEFQGELRRLFPAKESVAHLLGRYLFHPSNSVWGMITRYHHTYLAHAEERIGVQIRMFSWASVPVDDMYNQIMACSRQERILPDVVVDGDAAASSSASHGDGSSKPKAILIASLQADYYDRIRSTYYEHAANGGGMVGVFQPSHEERQITGQRSHNQKALAEIYLLSFSDVLLTTGASTFGYVSSSLAGLRPTMLMVPKDDDGKVPEPPCVRAVSMEPCFHMKPDVECHGKAVNKEELSRHVKECEDVGKGIKWIKGIKLFD; this is encoded by the exons ATGAAGGACATGGGCGACCACAAGAAGGCGGAAGATCGTCCGGTGGCGGATGCAGCATGGCCGTGGCCGGCGAGGGCCGCcagcgcggcgaggaggaggacgggcgTGCTGCTCATCGTGTGCCTGTTCATGCTGCCGTTCATGGTGCTCCTCTTCGGCGGGCGGGCGGGGGCGCTGGCCGTGTGGCAGAACGCAGCCATGCTGACCAACATGGGTGGAG GATTACCGAACGCTTCTCGTCAGAGCGCCGACGGTGCCGGTGCAGACGAGCTCTTCGGCGGCCTGCTCTCGCCGGGCTCGGACCGGCGCGCGTGCCTGAGCCGCTACCAGTCCGCGCATTACTACAAACACTCGCCGTACGCGCCTTCGCCGCACCTCCTGCGGAAGCTGCGCGACTACGAGGCGCGGCACAGCAAGTGCGGCCCCGGCACGCCGGCGTACGCTAAGTCCGTCGGTCACCTCCGGTCCGGCAGCGGCAGCAGCACGGAGGACAAGGAGTGCAACTACATCGTGTGGATCCCCTACAATGGCCTCGGCAACCGGATGCTGTCGCTGCTCAGCACGTTCCTCTACGCGCTCCTCACCGACCGCGTCCTCCTCGTGCACTCCACCGACGACTTCACCGGCCTCTTCTGCGAGCCGTTCCCCGGAGCGAATGCGACCTGGGTGCTCCCGCCGGACTTCCCCGTCGCCGACATGTCCCGGCTCGGCGTAGGCTCCAACCAGTCGTACGGGAACCTCCTGGACGGCAAGAAAATCGCCAACGACCCGGCCAAGGCGACGCCGCAGTCGGTGCCGCCGTACGTGTACCTGCACCTGGCGCATGACCTCCGGCGCTCGGACCAGCTCTTCTACTGCAACGACGACCAGCTCGTGCTGGCCAAGGTGAACTGGCTGCTGGTGCAGAACGACTTCTACTTCGTGCCGGCGCTGTACGGCATGGCCGAGTTCCAAGGCGAGCTCCGGAGGCTGTTCCCGGCCAAGGAGAGCGTGGCGCACCTTCTCGGCCGGTACCTGTTCCACCCGTCCAACTCCGTCTGGGGCATGATCACCAGGTACCACCACACGTACCTGGCCCATGCAGAGGAGAGGATCGGCGTGCAGATCAGGATGTTCTCATGGGCATCCGTCCCCGTCGACGACATGTACAACCAAATCATGGCGTGCTCCCGACAGGAGCGCATACTGCCGGACGTCGTCGTCGATGGCGACGCCGCGGCGAGCAGCAGTGCTAGTCATGGCGACGGCTCCTCCAAACCCAAGGCCATCTTGATCGCGTCGCTGCAGGCAGACTACTACGACAGGATCCGGTCGACGTACTACGAGCACGCGGCCAATGGCGGCGGCATGGTGGGGGTGTTCCAGCCGAGCCACGAGGAGCGGCAGATCACGGGGCAGCGGTCGCACAACCAGAAGGCGCTGGCGGAGATCTACCTGCTCAGCTTCTCCGATGTGCTGCTCACCACGGGGGCATCCACGTTCGGCTACGTGAGCAGCAGCCTCGCGGGGCTGCGGCCGACCATGCTCATGGTTCCCAAAGACGACGACGGCAAGGTGCCCGAGCCGCCGTGCGTGCGTGCGGTGTCTATGGAGCCGTGCTTCCACATGAAGCCCGATGTGGAGTGCCACGGGAAGGCGGtgaacaaggaggagctgtctcGCCACGTCAAGGAGTGTGAGGATGTAGGCAAAGGGATTAAATGGATCAAAGGGATCAAGTTGTTTGATTAG